The following proteins are encoded in a genomic region of Synechococcus sp. ROS8604:
- a CDS encoding efflux RND transporter permease subunit, which yields MSASNNFITRPVLSTVCSLLIVIVGLIAIPILPIENLPDIAPPTVKVQATYVGADAVSVEQGVTTVLEQQINGVENMDFITSNSSSDGVSSVSVSFNSGTDGNINQVNVQNRVSLAEPQLPEEVRKAGVTVNKASNSILLVYNFVNTDPSKTEYSVETISGYLDKNLTDNIKRVPGVGEVTYFGNRKVAFRLWLDPEKLAANGLTSTDVVQQLQSQNRLIPAGKIGGSPAPEGQQYTFTVQLQGRLTTEAEFENIILKTTDAGGLIKLKDVGRVSLGGEAYGIDAMDLKGTPSVGVAVYQLSGSNAIQVSNGVKEVIETFEQTLPVGLNTQVIYDTTDFINQSIKGVTNSLRDAVILVVLILFLFLQNWKATLVPAIAIPVALIGTFALVLAFGFSLNQLTLFGLVLATGLVVDDAITVVEDTSAKKAEGMTSVQAAMATMDELFSAVIATSLVKMAVFLPVLFFPGATGTIYKQFAATILFSIGISTFNALTFSPMLAALLLEKDTKPLSKQQYATAGVFLGFAYGLLSAGNGAGLVLIPVVVGALIGFVAMKLTSIPLRMPGAAGGAVVGLILVGATNLIPVILFTLIGLVVGWFIPQIFIHFNRFYAGFEKRYSKILDQVLKARPIVMTALAAGILLTGFAFTRIPGGFVPIEDQGYAIGFVQAPDGVSNETTLAINRKVAEVLRSEDDISAAALFSGASLDGNAPNKGLFFFGTKHWDERQGSEHSVAAIVERLNKKLLMSIDGGRVFVVEPPSIPGYGAGGGFEFQLLDQSSGAYGLNQFFGSAGQIMQAGNSNPILNRVYTLFSPESPQIEIKVNREKMASLGVDFGSAMQSFSVNFGGAYVNDTFQEGKVRRVYVQADDVNRASPEQLSAVYVKSMKGEQIPLSEFFTVKPTNGPSVIPHFNLYRSIKIDGTPAVGKSSGQAITAMKTIFKDANLQGLGFDWTGISREEVKAGSLAVVIFALGILAVFLVLSAQYESYSDPIIILLTVPTALLGALVFLGAAGQVLNIYAQVGLVMLIGLAGGNAILIVDLANQKMAEGTSALEAARFAAQSRLRPILMTAISSLTGFLPLMLASGAGAQSQSSLGLVVFGGLLVATFLSTLVVPVFYVVMKSLLGQADAKPASDPQLNS from the coding sequence ATGTCTGCATCGAATAATTTTATTACGCGACCGGTTCTTAGTACGGTTTGCAGTCTTTTGATTGTGATTGTGGGATTGATCGCAATTCCAATCCTCCCGATTGAGAATCTTCCTGACATTGCTCCTCCAACGGTCAAGGTACAGGCCACCTATGTAGGAGCTGACGCTGTTTCTGTTGAGCAGGGTGTGACCACTGTTCTTGAGCAGCAGATCAATGGTGTGGAGAATATGGACTTCATTACCTCCAACAGCTCGTCTGATGGAGTGAGCTCTGTCTCCGTTTCTTTTAATAGTGGAACTGACGGGAATATTAATCAAGTTAATGTCCAAAATAGAGTTTCGTTGGCTGAGCCCCAATTGCCTGAGGAGGTTCGTAAGGCTGGGGTCACCGTAAACAAAGCCTCAAATTCGATTCTGCTTGTTTATAACTTCGTCAATACGGATCCTTCCAAGACTGAATACAGCGTTGAAACAATTAGTGGCTATTTAGATAAAAATCTTACGGACAATATCAAGCGTGTTCCTGGTGTTGGAGAAGTTACTTATTTTGGCAACCGTAAAGTTGCCTTTAGGTTGTGGCTTGACCCGGAAAAGCTTGCAGCCAATGGGCTTACGTCCACTGATGTTGTTCAGCAACTTCAAAGTCAAAATCGGTTAATCCCGGCGGGCAAGATCGGAGGTTCTCCCGCTCCCGAAGGTCAGCAATACACATTTACTGTGCAGTTGCAGGGACGTTTAACGACAGAAGCTGAATTCGAAAATATTATTTTAAAAACGACTGATGCTGGTGGTTTGATCAAGCTTAAAGACGTTGGTCGCGTGAGCTTGGGCGGAGAGGCCTACGGGATCGACGCAATGGACCTTAAAGGCACGCCTTCTGTTGGTGTGGCTGTTTATCAGCTCTCAGGAAGTAACGCCATTCAGGTGTCTAACGGCGTGAAGGAGGTGATCGAGACATTTGAACAGACGCTTCCTGTTGGTCTTAACACTCAGGTGATTTATGACACCACTGACTTCATCAACCAGTCCATCAAAGGGGTAACCAATTCCCTGCGGGATGCTGTGATTCTGGTGGTCTTGATTCTGTTTTTATTCCTTCAGAACTGGAAAGCAACGCTCGTTCCTGCAATCGCTATCCCTGTGGCTTTGATTGGTACGTTTGCGCTCGTGCTGGCCTTCGGCTTCTCCCTCAATCAGCTCACCTTGTTTGGTCTTGTTCTTGCAACGGGTTTGGTCGTTGACGATGCGATCACGGTGGTTGAAGACACTTCAGCAAAAAAAGCAGAAGGGATGACATCTGTGCAGGCGGCCATGGCCACCATGGATGAACTCTTCAGTGCTGTGATTGCGACGTCATTGGTGAAGATGGCTGTTTTCCTTCCTGTGTTGTTTTTTCCCGGAGCAACAGGAACGATCTACAAGCAGTTTGCTGCCACGATCCTGTTCTCGATTGGGATCTCAACCTTCAACGCCCTGACGTTCTCGCCAATGCTTGCGGCGCTTTTGCTGGAGAAGGACACAAAACCGCTGAGCAAACAGCAATACGCCACAGCTGGTGTGTTTCTTGGTTTTGCCTACGGCCTTTTGAGCGCTGGCAATGGCGCCGGATTGGTTCTGATCCCAGTGGTTGTTGGTGCCTTGATTGGCTTCGTTGCAATGAAGCTCACATCGATTCCCTTGCGGATGCCTGGAGCTGCGGGTGGAGCCGTTGTGGGTTTGATTCTCGTGGGGGCGACCAATCTCATTCCTGTGATCTTGTTCACGCTGATTGGTCTTGTTGTTGGCTGGTTCATTCCTCAGATCTTTATTCACTTCAATCGCTTTTACGCGGGTTTTGAAAAGCGCTATTCGAAAATTCTTGATCAGGTTCTAAAGGCTCGCCCGATCGTGATGACGGCTCTTGCCGCTGGGATCCTGCTGACTGGCTTTGCTTTTACGCGCATCCCAGGAGGATTTGTTCCGATCGAAGACCAGGGTTACGCGATCGGTTTTGTGCAGGCTCCTGATGGTGTTTCGAATGAGACGACCCTTGCAATCAACCGCAAGGTGGCCGAGGTTTTGCGATCTGAAGATGATATTTCTGCTGCCGCCTTGTTTAGTGGGGCCAGTTTGGATGGAAACGCTCCGAATAAGGGACTGTTCTTCTTTGGAACGAAGCATTGGGATGAGCGCCAAGGAAGTGAGCACTCTGTGGCGGCGATTGTTGAACGCTTGAACAAAAAATTGTTGATGTCGATTGATGGTGGTCGGGTGTTTGTGGTGGAGCCTCCTTCGATTCCTGGTTATGGCGCTGGTGGTGGTTTTGAATTCCAATTGTTGGATCAAAGCAGTGGCGCCTATGGATTGAACCAATTCTTTGGCTCTGCGGGGCAGATCATGCAGGCCGGTAATTCCAATCCAATCCTAAATCGTGTGTACACACTGTTCTCGCCAGAATCACCCCAGATCGAAATCAAGGTGAATCGCGAGAAGATGGCGTCTCTAGGGGTTGATTTTGGCTCCGCTATGCAATCTTTCAGCGTTAATTTTGGTGGTGCCTATGTCAATGACACCTTCCAAGAGGGAAAGGTTCGACGCGTCTATGTGCAGGCTGATGATGTTAATCGGGCTTCTCCTGAGCAGCTTTCAGCTGTTTATGTGAAGAGCATGAAAGGGGAACAAATTCCCTTGTCAGAGTTTTTCACTGTGAAGCCCACCAATGGCCCAAGTGTGATCCCTCACTTCAATCTCTATCGTTCGATCAAGATTGATGGAACACCTGCCGTTGGCAAAAGCTCAGGTCAGGCGATTACAGCGATGAAGACCATCTTCAAAGATGCCAATCTGCAGGGGTTGGGATTTGACTGGACTGGTATTTCAAGAGAAGAAGTGAAGGCTGGGTCCTTGGCCGTGGTGATTTTTGCGCTTGGGATTTTGGCGGTGTTCTTGGTGCTTTCAGCGCAGTATGAGAGTTACTCAGATCCAATCATCATTTTGTTGACCGTCCCAACGGCTTTGCTTGGGGCCTTGGTGTTCCTTGGCGCGGCTGGTCAGGTCCTCAATATTTATGCTCAAGTTGGTCTGGTGATGCTCATCGGCTTGGCGGGCGGTAATGCAATTTTGATTGTAGATCTCGCAAACCAAAAAATGGCAGAGGGCACTTCGGCCCTTGAAGCTGCTCGCTTTGCTGCTCAATCCCGTTTAAGACCGATTTTGATGACAGCGATTTCGTCCCTCACAGGATTTTTGCCATTGATGTTGGCAAGTGGAGCTGGAGCACAAAGTCAATCTTCCTTGGGTTTGGTGGTGTTTGGTGGTCTCTTGGTGGCAACCTTCCTTTCCACTTTGGTTGTTCCTGTGTTTTATGTGGTGATGAAATCGCTTCTGGGTCAGGCCGATGCCAAGCCTGCTTCTGATCCTCAGCTGAACTCATGA